One window of the Pseudomonas sp. S04 genome contains the following:
- a CDS encoding ATP-binding protein, which yields MRVFYARRWADLPLRGKALVVISLPLVVLLLSLVLIYITERQTARAEEDVRRVLLVQGDIQTVHTLLAEAAASVRGYLLTHREDFLPGYLKAKPLIQSALRRLDSNVRDERVRAQLTAITPLINSKIDGLEQMLSDSEAKSESITTILINNKYILDELREHISTMLTLEDTLLAERTAAAYATRQRLLFSTLLAALCGLFGAIVAVLFLSKGIVARVQQVQGNAQRLALGQPLRPQRPENDEIGQLGTRLVEAGLLLAERERALRDNEERLRLIIDGVKDYGIFALDTQGYVTSWNAGAERIKGYTEQEIIGQHFSVFYLAQECPQHPEMALREATRNGHYMEEAWRIRKNGSRFWASVVITAQYDSSGALRGFSKITRDITDRRAAEIALRTAREEAERASRAKSEFLSRMSHELRTPLNSILGFAQLLDMDSLPGQKAQISHILRAGQHLLTLINEVLDIAKIEAGRLPLNIESVPLAIALQEALTLVSPMAADAGIHLTPLPMLAADSGIVADRQRLTQVLLNLLSNAIKYNRPEGQVSIEVKIDQQRIHVSVSDTGKGIAADRLGQLFKPFERLETDPNVEGSGLGLALSKSLLEMMNGSLTVQSQPGAGSRFTLELPSVRLQETAGTAAAPIDNRSLIPALAGPEVQGKMLCIEDNLSSLALIETVLQRRPGIKLLSSMQGQLGLDLAAQHAPQLILLDVSLPDIDGLNVLQRLRQSAITRTTPVLMITADASDLTRLALSDAGATAVLTKPIHIPSFLAHLDQYFPEPV from the coding sequence ATGAGGGTGTTTTACGCCAGACGCTGGGCCGACCTGCCGCTACGGGGCAAGGCACTGGTGGTGATTTCCCTGCCATTGGTGGTCCTGCTGCTGTCACTGGTGTTGATCTACATCACCGAGCGCCAGACCGCCCGTGCCGAAGAAGACGTGCGCCGGGTATTGCTGGTGCAAGGTGATATCCAGACCGTGCACACATTGCTCGCCGAAGCGGCCGCCAGCGTGCGCGGTTATCTGCTGACACATCGGGAAGATTTCCTGCCGGGTTATCTGAAAGCCAAGCCCCTGATCCAATCTGCCCTGCGCCGGCTCGATAGCAACGTTCGTGATGAACGGGTACGTGCACAACTCACCGCCATCACGCCACTAATCAACAGCAAAATCGATGGCCTGGAGCAAATGCTCAGCGATAGCGAGGCAAAATCCGAGTCGATCACCACCATCCTGATCAATAACAAATACATCCTCGATGAATTGCGCGAGCACATCAGCACCATGCTCACCCTTGAGGACACGTTGCTGGCGGAACGTACTGCGGCGGCATACGCGACCCGCCAGCGGCTGTTGTTCTCAACCTTGCTGGCCGCCCTCTGCGGACTATTCGGTGCCATCGTGGCGGTGCTGTTTTTGTCCAAAGGGATCGTGGCCAGGGTGCAGCAAGTCCAGGGCAATGCCCAACGCCTGGCTCTCGGGCAGCCGTTGCGGCCGCAACGGCCAGAGAACGATGAGATTGGTCAGTTGGGCACTCGTCTGGTGGAGGCCGGCTTACTGCTGGCTGAACGCGAGCGAGCGTTGCGCGACAATGAAGAACGCTTGCGGCTGATCATCGACGGCGTGAAGGATTACGGGATCTTTGCCCTCGACACCCAGGGTTATGTCACCAGTTGGAACGCCGGCGCCGAGCGGATCAAAGGCTATACGGAACAGGAAATCATCGGCCAACACTTCTCGGTGTTTTACCTGGCGCAAGAGTGCCCGCAGCATCCCGAGATGGCCCTGCGTGAGGCCACTCGCAACGGGCACTACATGGAAGAGGCATGGCGCATTCGCAAAAATGGCAGCCGCTTCTGGGCCAGCGTGGTGATCACCGCGCAATACGACAGCAGCGGCGCGTTGCGCGGGTTCTCGAAGATCACCCGAGACATTACCGATCGCCGCGCGGCCGAGATTGCGTTGCGGACCGCCCGCGAAGAAGCCGAGCGCGCCAGCCGGGCCAAAAGCGAATTCCTGTCGCGCATGAGCCACGAACTGCGGACCCCGCTCAACTCGATCCTGGGCTTTGCGCAACTTCTGGACATGGACTCGCTCCCCGGGCAAAAGGCGCAGATCAGTCACATCCTGCGTGCCGGACAGCACCTGCTGACTTTGATCAACGAAGTGCTGGACATTGCCAAAATCGAAGCCGGACGCCTGCCGCTGAACATCGAATCCGTGCCCCTCGCGATCGCCCTGCAAGAAGCCCTGACACTGGTCTCGCCGATGGCCGCCGACGCCGGCATTCATCTGACGCCACTGCCAATGCTGGCCGCTGACAGCGGGATCGTCGCCGATCGACAACGCCTGACTCAGGTGCTGCTGAACCTGCTATCAAACGCCATCAAGTACAACCGGCCTGAGGGTCAGGTGAGCATCGAGGTCAAGATTGATCAGCAACGAATCCATGTGTCGGTCAGCGATACCGGCAAGGGCATTGCGGCTGATCGCCTGGGTCAACTGTTCAAGCCGTTTGAGCGTCTTGAAACCGACCCGAATGTGGAAGGCAGCGGCCTTGGCCTGGCGTTGAGCAAAAGCCTGCTGGAAATGATGAATGGCAGCCTGACCGTGCAAAGCCAACCCGGCGCCGGTTCCCGATTTACCCTGGAGCTACCGTCTGTACGCTTGCAGGAAACCGCCGGGACAGCCGCTGCGCCAATTGATAACCGATCGCTAATCCCTGCACTCGCAGGCCCCGAAGTTCAGGGCAAGATGTTGTGCATCGAAGACAACCTCTCCAGCCTCGCGCTCATCGAAACCGTGCTGCAACGGCGACCGGGGATAAAACTGCTCTCAAGCATGCAAGGGCAACTGGGGCTGGATCTGGCCGCCCAACATGCGCCACAGCTTATCCTGCTGGATGTCTCCCTGCCGGACATCGACGGGCTGAACGTTCTGCAGCGCTTGCGCCAGTCCGCAATCACCCGAACCACCCCGGTGCTGATGATCACCGCCGACGCCAGCGACCTCACGCGTCTGGCCTTGAGCGACGCGGGCGCGACAGCCGTGCTAACCAAACCGATTCACATTCCTTCGTTTCTCGCACACCTCGACCAGTACTTTCCGGAGCCCGTGTGA
- a CDS encoding response regulator: MTHVLRLVLADDHEVTRTGFIALLAGHPQFEVVGQARDGQEAVELCERLLPDIVILDIRMPLLNGLGAARLLQQRLPALKVVIFTMDDSPDHLEAAMSAGAVGYLLKDASRAEVIDALQRVAVGEEALNSSVSARLLRRMTERNASGGTPTENLTARERQVLGLVANGMSNRLIGEKLGITTGTAKAHVERVIGKLGAADRTQAAVRGIALGLVTQQ; this comes from the coding sequence ATGACCCACGTCTTACGTCTCGTGCTCGCTGATGATCATGAAGTCACGCGCACCGGTTTCATCGCCTTGCTGGCGGGTCACCCGCAATTCGAAGTGGTCGGTCAGGCCCGCGATGGTCAGGAAGCAGTCGAGTTGTGCGAACGGTTGCTGCCGGACATCGTGATCCTCGACATCCGCATGCCGTTGCTCAACGGCCTGGGCGCCGCACGCCTGCTTCAGCAACGCCTGCCTGCCCTGAAAGTGGTGATATTCACCATGGACGACAGCCCCGACCACTTGGAAGCGGCCATGAGTGCCGGCGCCGTCGGTTACCTGCTCAAAGACGCCAGCCGCGCCGAAGTGATCGACGCCCTGCAGCGCGTCGCCGTCGGTGAAGAAGCCCTCAATAGCTCCGTCAGCGCCCGTCTGCTACGACGCATGACCGAGCGTAATGCGAGTGGCGGCACCCCCACCGAAAACCTCACTGCCCGAGAACGCCAGGTGCTTGGGTTGGTGGCCAACGGCATGAGCAACCGTCTGATCGGCGAGAAACTGGGAATTACCACCGGCACGGCAAAAGCCCACGTCGAACGGGTCATCGGAAAACTCGGGGCGGCTGATCGAACCCAGGCGGCGGTCCGTGGCATTGCTCTGGGCCTGGTGACTCAACAATGA
- a CDS encoding sensor histidine kinase yields the protein MQSPPHDPGSALAIRTQYRQSESRAARLRLLVDTGQELTRLVPDAMRERVLARACAFLAMDHGLLLEWDTDGLVSTTARHGSSDRLNSLEVVADRAMRTPYWQDRPGESLPNVLRVPLRGGDGNAFGALVLANSLRLRAPDNEDSESLQLLATLLAAHLENDRLLTTLKNRDRTLSDLVNRLFRAQEDERKRVAYDLHDGLAQTLAGLHQRLQGFAGRCPTLPDTLGADLQAILALAQHCVVEGRQLIGGLRPTVLDDFGLLKAVDKEADRLREAGISVHWIARCEARFPSQVEIGLFRIAQEAINNILKHAHAKQVQLGLELHEGQALLRVDDNGKGFASTELQLDTDNARHLGLSTMQERASLLGGRLTCVSAINCGTQLHVGVPANLDGTPQ from the coding sequence ATGCAAAGCCCGCCACACGACCCCGGTAGCGCCTTGGCCATCCGTACCCAATATCGACAATCCGAGAGTCGCGCGGCGCGCCTGCGGCTGTTGGTGGACACCGGACAGGAGTTGACCCGACTGGTCCCGGACGCCATGCGCGAGAGAGTGTTGGCTCGGGCCTGCGCCTTCCTCGCGATGGACCACGGGTTGCTGCTGGAGTGGGATACCGACGGGCTTGTCAGCACCACCGCCCGGCATGGCAGTAGTGATCGACTGAACAGCCTGGAGGTCGTCGCCGACCGCGCAATGCGCACGCCGTACTGGCAGGACCGTCCAGGGGAATCCTTGCCCAATGTGCTGCGGGTGCCGTTACGCGGTGGCGATGGGAATGCCTTTGGCGCCCTGGTGCTGGCCAACAGCTTGCGTCTGCGGGCGCCGGACAATGAAGACAGCGAATCCTTGCAACTGCTCGCCACCCTGCTGGCCGCGCACCTTGAAAACGACCGATTGCTGACGACGCTGAAGAACCGGGATCGCACCCTGTCGGACCTGGTCAACCGGTTGTTTCGCGCACAAGAAGACGAACGTAAACGCGTTGCTTATGACCTGCACGACGGCCTGGCCCAAACCCTCGCCGGATTGCACCAGCGTCTGCAAGGTTTTGCCGGCCGTTGCCCGACATTGCCGGACACCCTCGGGGCGGACTTGCAGGCGATTCTGGCGCTGGCCCAGCATTGCGTGGTTGAAGGCCGGCAACTGATCGGCGGCCTGCGCCCGACGGTGCTCGACGATTTCGGATTGCTCAAGGCTGTCGACAAAGAAGCCGATCGGCTGCGCGAAGCCGGAATCAGCGTGCACTGGATCGCACGTTGCGAGGCGCGTTTTCCCAGTCAGGTGGAGATCGGTTTGTTCAGGATCGCCCAGGAAGCGATCAACAACATCCTCAAACATGCGCACGCCAAACAGGTACAGCTGGGGCTGGAACTGCACGAAGGTCAGGCCTTGCTGCGGGTGGACGATAACGGCAAAGGCTTTGCTTCCACCGAACTACAACTCGATACCGACAACGCTCGACATCTGGGCCTCTCCACCATGCAGGAACGCGCCAGCCTGTTGGGTGGACGCCTCACCTGCGTCAGCGCAATCAACTGCGGCACCCAACTGCACGTCGGCGTGCCCGCGAACCTCGATGGAACACCCCAATGA
- a CDS encoding SgcJ/EcaC family oxidoreductase → MKFKTPAIALLFALSAPFVQAAETAPHVYRTVAEAPANVKDREIAGLFDRWNSALQTGNVQSVVDLYAPDAVLQPTVSNQVRTTPDQIKDYFDHFMALKPVGQINYREIRQLGSNVAMDSGVYTFSLTEASGKIRQVQARYTFVYEQVDGQWKILNHHSSAMPEAQVQHAKQ, encoded by the coding sequence ATGAAATTCAAAACCCCGGCCATCGCCCTGCTTTTTGCCTTGAGCGCACCGTTTGTTCAAGCAGCGGAGACGGCCCCGCATGTTTACCGCACTGTGGCAGAAGCGCCTGCCAACGTGAAGGACCGTGAGATTGCTGGTTTGTTTGACCGTTGGAACAGCGCGTTGCAGACCGGTAACGTTCAATCGGTGGTCGACCTCTATGCGCCGGACGCCGTGTTGCAGCCAACGGTGTCCAATCAGGTGCGCACCACGCCGGACCAGATCAAGGACTACTTCGATCACTTCATGGCGCTCAAGCCGGTGGGCCAAATCAACTACCGCGAAATCCGCCAGCTGGGTAGTAACGTGGCCATGGACAGCGGCGTCTATACCTTCAGCCTGACGGAGGCGAGCGGCAAGATCCGTCAGGTGCAGGCACGCTATACCTTCGTCTACGAACAGGTCGACGGTCAGTGGAAGATTCTCAATCACCATTCTTCGGCGATGCCTGAAGCGCAAGTGCAACACGCTAAGCAGTAA